Proteins from a genomic interval of Alphaproteobacteria bacterium:
- a CDS encoding nitronate monooxygenase family protein, protein MSLPPVFAPLRLPVVAAPLFIISNPDLVIAQCQAGIVGSFPALNARPIEKLDEWLGRIGEELGRYNQEHPDAPAAPYAVNQIVHKSNDRLMQDLDLCVKHEVPIVITSLGARPELNDAVHSYGGIVLHDVINDRFAHKAVEKGADGLITVAAGAGGHGGTLSPFALVQEIREWFDGPLLLAGSIATGSAILAAQAMGADLAYIGSPFVATAEARASQVYKQMIVDSTMDDIVYTNLFSGVHGNYLKPSIKAAGLDPDDLPESDPSKMSFGSGGNAAAKAWKDIWSCGQGIGAVKDIPPAGQRVAELAQQYDEAKARIEALG, encoded by the coding sequence ATGAGTCTCCCCCCCGTATTTGCTCCGCTCCGCCTTCCCGTGGTGGCCGCGCCGCTTTTTATCATTTCCAATCCCGACCTGGTGATCGCCCAGTGCCAGGCCGGTATCGTCGGCTCCTTTCCCGCCCTCAACGCCCGGCCCATCGAGAAGCTCGACGAATGGCTGGGCCGGATCGGCGAGGAGCTGGGGCGCTACAACCAGGAACACCCCGACGCTCCCGCCGCGCCCTATGCCGTCAACCAGATCGTGCACAAATCCAACGACCGCCTGATGCAGGACCTGGACCTTTGCGTCAAACACGAGGTGCCGATCGTTATCACCTCGCTGGGTGCCCGGCCCGAGCTCAACGACGCCGTCCATTCCTACGGCGGCATCGTGCTGCACGACGTCATCAACGACCGCTTCGCCCACAAAGCGGTCGAGAAAGGTGCCGACGGCCTGATCACCGTGGCAGCCGGGGCCGGCGGCCACGGCGGCACGCTATCGCCTTTCGCCCTGGTGCAGGAGATCCGCGAATGGTTCGATGGGCCGTTGCTGTTGGCCGGCTCCATCGCCACCGGCTCGGCCATTCTGGCGGCCCAGGCCATGGGCGCCGATCTGGCCTACATCGGCTCACCCTTCGTGGCCACCGCCGAGGCCCGGGCCTCCCAGGTCTACAAGCAGATGATCGTCGACAGCACCATGGACGACATCGTCTATACCAACCTCTTCAGCGGCGTCCACGGCAACTACCTCAAGCCCTCGATCAAGGCGGCCGGCCTCGATCCCGACGATCTGCCGGAAAGCGATCCCTCGAAGATGAGCTTCGGCTCCGGCGGCAACGCCGCGGCCAAGGCCTGGAAGGACATCTGGAGCTGCGGCCAGGGCATTGGCGCCGTCAAGGACATCCCCCCGGCCGGCCAGCGGGTGGCCGAATTGGCGCAGCAGTACGACGAGGCCAAGGCCCGAATCGAAGCGCTCGGCTGA